Proteins encoded together in one Monomorium pharaonis isolate MP-MQ-018 chromosome 8, ASM1337386v2, whole genome shotgun sequence window:
- the LOC105830217 gene encoding protein FAM151B isoform X1, whose amino-acid sequence MASTTIVTIVLLAVIQAAMCATNNCSRTCYPSEFFPAIKGNLTKIVWAHAVNSQAELEKALLSDDVMMLEADVVMGKLNNSTDIIPIMAHPPTTESDLSLEDFLNISNNGSKGIKLDFKSNEAFENSKPILIKLRPTLKRPVFLNADILPGPVNATTVPLNATEFLKGANETMPDSILSIGWTTRYGKEHNITKGRYNTEQLKKMVDIVAENRVSQPVTYPVRAGLAANDIDGVKALLKNTTSTNATLTIWSSEGDFVDAAQLSKLIREVGVDKVYVDVPNDLRSKLNFSGASAMIPAMMINLGAALALLAMTRML is encoded by the exons ATGGCGAGTACCACGATCGTGACGATTGTACTGCTGGCTGTTATCC AGGCTGCCATGTGTGCCACCAACAATTGCTCGCGCACATGCTATCCGAGCGAGTTCTTCCCCGCTATCAAAGGCAATCTCACGAAGATCGTTTGGGCGCACGCTGTCAACAGCCAAGCGGAATTGGAGAAAGCACTCTTGTCAG ACGACGTCATGATGCTGGAGGCCGACGTCGTGATGGGCAAACTTAACAATTCCACCGACATCATCCCGATAATGGCGCATCCACCGACCACGGAAAGCGATCTCTCACTCGAGGACTTTCTCAACATCAGCAACAACGGCAGCAAGGGCATCAAGCTCGACTTCAAGTCCAATGAAGCTTTCGAGAACAGCAAGCCTATCCTCATCAAATTGCGACCGACC cTGAAACGTCCAGTTTTCCTCAATGCAGACATTCTTCCTGGACCGGTTAACGCTACTACCGTTCCGCTTAATGCGACAGAATTCCTGAAAGGTGCCAACGAAACCATGCCGGACTCTATTCTCTCTATCGGTTGGACAACCAG GTACGGAAAGGAACACAACATCACCAAGGGTCGATATAATACGGAGCAGCTCAAAAAGATGGTAGACATTGTGGCAGAGAATCGTGTCTCCCAGCCGGTAACTTATCCCGTACGAGCTGGCCTCGCGGCGAATGATATCGATGGCGTGAAGGCGTTGCTGAAGAACACCACGTCCACCAACGCGACCTTAACGATCTGGTCGTCGGAGGGCGATTTCGTCGATGCCGCGCAGCTTTCAAAGCTGATCAGAGAAGTGGGGGTCGACAAGGTCTACGTCGATGTGCCGAATGACTTGAGGAGCAAGCTCAACTTCTCGGGCGCGTCCGCGATGATACCCGCGATGATGATAAATTTGGGCGCGGCACTGGCGCTCCTGGCCATGACGAGGATGCTGTAA
- the LOC105830217 gene encoding protein FAM151B isoform X2: MCATNNCSRTCYPSEFFPAIKGNLTKIVWAHAVNSQAELEKALLSDDVMMLEADVVMGKLNNSTDIIPIMAHPPTTESDLSLEDFLNISNNGSKGIKLDFKSNEAFENSKPILIKLRPTLKRPVFLNADILPGPVNATTVPLNATEFLKGANETMPDSILSIGWTTRYGKEHNITKGRYNTEQLKKMVDIVAENRVSQPVTYPVRAGLAANDIDGVKALLKNTTSTNATLTIWSSEGDFVDAAQLSKLIREVGVDKVYVDVPNDLRSKLNFSGASAMIPAMMINLGAALALLAMTRML; encoded by the exons ATGTGTGCCACCAACAATTGCTCGCGCACATGCTATCCGAGCGAGTTCTTCCCCGCTATCAAAGGCAATCTCACGAAGATCGTTTGGGCGCACGCTGTCAACAGCCAAGCGGAATTGGAGAAAGCACTCTTGTCAG ACGACGTCATGATGCTGGAGGCCGACGTCGTGATGGGCAAACTTAACAATTCCACCGACATCATCCCGATAATGGCGCATCCACCGACCACGGAAAGCGATCTCTCACTCGAGGACTTTCTCAACATCAGCAACAACGGCAGCAAGGGCATCAAGCTCGACTTCAAGTCCAATGAAGCTTTCGAGAACAGCAAGCCTATCCTCATCAAATTGCGACCGACC cTGAAACGTCCAGTTTTCCTCAATGCAGACATTCTTCCTGGACCGGTTAACGCTACTACCGTTCCGCTTAATGCGACAGAATTCCTGAAAGGTGCCAACGAAACCATGCCGGACTCTATTCTCTCTATCGGTTGGACAACCAG GTACGGAAAGGAACACAACATCACCAAGGGTCGATATAATACGGAGCAGCTCAAAAAGATGGTAGACATTGTGGCAGAGAATCGTGTCTCCCAGCCGGTAACTTATCCCGTACGAGCTGGCCTCGCGGCGAATGATATCGATGGCGTGAAGGCGTTGCTGAAGAACACCACGTCCACCAACGCGACCTTAACGATCTGGTCGTCGGAGGGCGATTTCGTCGATGCCGCGCAGCTTTCAAAGCTGATCAGAGAAGTGGGGGTCGACAAGGTCTACGTCGATGTGCCGAATGACTTGAGGAGCAAGCTCAACTTCTCGGGCGCGTCCGCGATGATACCCGCGATGATGATAAATTTGGGCGCGGCACTGGCGCTCCTGGCCATGACGAGGATGCTGTAA